A genomic stretch from Dehalococcoidia bacterium includes:
- the nuoK gene encoding NADH-quinone oxidoreductase subunit NuoK, whose amino-acid sequence MGLEHFLVLSALLFGVGLFMALSKRNIIGILMGIELMFNAVNLSLVSFARFLEAAERLSGQVFVVFSITVAAAEAAVALALAVAIYRRRESVDVDRINLLRW is encoded by the coding sequence ATCGGGCTGGAGCACTTCCTGGTCCTCTCGGCCCTGCTGTTCGGCGTCGGGCTGTTCATGGCCCTGTCCAAGCGCAACATCATCGGCATCCTGATGGGCATCGAGCTGATGTTCAACGCCGTCAACCTGTCCCTGGTCTCTTTCGCCCGCTTCCTGGAGGCCGCGGAAAGGCTTTCGGGGCAGGTGTTCGTGGTGTTCAGCATAACGGTCGCTGCCGCGGAGGCGGCGGTAGCCCTGGCCCTGGCAGTGGCCATCTACCGGCGGCGCGAGTCGGTGGACGTGGACCGCATCAACCTGCTGCGCTGGTGA
- a CDS encoding OB-fold domain-containing protein: MTQARPYLKPLPEPSPETRFFWEKCRQHELWLPYCRRCQRFFWYPRDFCPRCFAWDVEWRQASGRGKVYTFAIHYRAFHPAWEPEVPYVTAIVELEEGVRLYTALVDVEPEPGKVRCDMPVEVVFEDVNERISLPKFRPLPEDAHA, translated from the coding sequence TTGACCCAGGCCCGACCTTACCTTAAGCCCCTACCGGAGCCCAGCCCCGAGACGCGCTTCTTCTGGGAGAAGTGCCGCCAGCACGAGCTGTGGCTCCCTTACTGCCGCCGTTGCCAGCGCTTCTTCTGGTACCCGCGCGACTTCTGCCCCCGCTGCTTCGCCTGGGACGTGGAGTGGCGCCAGGCCAGCGGCCGCGGCAAGGTCTACACCTTCGCCATCCACTATCGCGCCTTTCACCCTGCCTGGGAGCCGGAGGTGCCCTACGTCACCGCCATCGTCGAGCTGGAGGAGGGGGTGCGCCTCTACACCGCCCTGGTGGACGTGGAACCGGAGCCGGGGAAGGTGCGCTGCGATATGCCGGTGGAGGTGGTGTTCGAGGACGTCAACGAGCGGATCAGCCTGCCCAAGTTCCGACCCCTGCCGGAGGACGCCCATGCTTGA
- a CDS encoding NADH-quinone oxidoreductase subunit C — protein sequence MATRYLSGLELAHRISQRLPEAVVDANPEWVEVRPDSLTEVCRFLHDDEETDFRFLSCLTAVDRLDHFEVVYHLQSLRRNQLGVLKVKVWDREEPEVPSVTSIWPGAELQEREAYDLMGIRFRGHPDLRRLFLWEGFPGHPLRKDWLGMPGQRMPGLQRFPGEPGEPDTGRG from the coding sequence ATGGCCACCCGCTACCTTTCGGGCCTGGAGCTGGCCCACCGCATATCCCAGCGGCTGCCCGAGGCGGTGGTGGACGCCAACCCCGAGTGGGTCGAGGTGCGCCCCGATTCCCTGACGGAGGTCTGCCGCTTCCTGCACGATGACGAGGAGACGGACTTTCGCTTCCTCAGCTGTCTCACGGCTGTGGACCGCCTCGACCACTTCGAGGTGGTCTACCACCTCCAGTCTCTGCGCCGCAACCAGCTAGGGGTGCTGAAGGTGAAGGTCTGGGACCGCGAAGAGCCGGAGGTCCCCTCCGTGACCTCCATCTGGCCGGGGGCCGAACTGCAAGAGCGAGAGGCCTACGACCTGATGGGCATCCGCTTCCGCGGACACCCAGACCTGCGGCGGCTGTTCCTCTGGGAGGGGTTCCCCGGCCACCCCCTGCGCAAGGACTGGCTGGGGATGCCCGGCCAGCGCATGCCCGGGCTGCAGCGCTTCCCGGGCGAGCCCGGGGAGCCCGACACGGGGAGGGGATAG
- a CDS encoding SDR family NAD(P)-dependent oxidoreductase, producing MGKLEGKVAVVTGAGRGIGRAIAILFAREGAKVVVNDPGVGPDGVGHDRGPADQVVEEIRAAGGTAVANYETVADYEAAGRIIQAAVDNFGRIDILVNNAGILRDRMIFNMTEEEWDAVIAVHLKGTFNCTRHASVLMRQQR from the coding sequence ATGGGCAAGCTGGAGGGCAAGGTAGCGGTGGTCACCGGCGCCGGCCGGGGCATCGGCCGCGCCATCGCCATACTCTTCGCCCGCGAGGGGGCCAAGGTGGTCGTCAATGACCCTGGCGTCGGCCCCGACGGCGTGGGCCATGACCGCGGGCCGGCGGACCAGGTGGTGGAGGAGATACGGGCGGCTGGGGGCACGGCGGTGGCCAACTACGAGACGGTGGCCGACTACGAGGCGGCGGGGCGGATCATACAGGCGGCGGTGGACAACTTTGGCCGGATCGACATTCTGGTGAACAATGCGGGGATACTGCGGGACCGGATGATATTCAACATGACGGAGGAGGAGTGGGACGCGGTCATTGCGGTGCATCTGAAGGGGACGTTCAACTGCACCAGGCACGCGTCGGTGCTGATGCGGCAGCAGCGCT
- the nuoH gene encoding NADH-quinone oxidoreductase subunit NuoH, with protein sequence MTAFLAEWWDLRDLGNTVGALLDWIADRGVPDWVPYVLSGIIGIAAVLLWAILSQLAFIWIERRVLGRMQVRLGPNRVGPWGLLQPLADALKVLAKEMVTPRNADRVLYWLAPIAVVVPAILVLAVFPFSPGMVVADLNVGVLYIVAVTSTATIAVFMAGWSSSNKYSLLGAMRTVAMLISYEVVQVLALLSATAFTGSMRLLDVVAWQDRYNAWLLFLQPLALLSFIIASAVEVNRTPSDIAEAESEIVAGYHTEYGGIRWGMFQLAEYVAGFAVAATITTLWLGGWTLWGLEEWVPGWLIFLGKLYGTFFLFIWLRGTLPRVRIDQLMGFAWKFLLPLMLLNVLLVGAEKVVWAETGAPAGVVLPAFAVLNLALTVALVLGWGALAGGLRPQMRPKRPLLVREVGGIYYQPMP encoded by the coding sequence GTGACCGCCTTCCTGGCCGAGTGGTGGGACCTGCGCGACCTGGGCAACACGGTGGGCGCCCTGCTGGACTGGATAGCCGACCGTGGCGTCCCCGACTGGGTCCCCTACGTGCTCTCGGGCATCATCGGCATCGCTGCCGTGCTGCTCTGGGCCATCCTCAGCCAGCTGGCCTTCATCTGGATCGAGAGGCGGGTGCTGGGCCGAATGCAGGTGCGCCTGGGCCCCAACCGCGTGGGGCCGTGGGGCCTCCTTCAGCCCCTGGCCGATGCGCTGAAGGTGCTGGCCAAGGAGATGGTCACCCCCCGGAACGCCGACCGCGTCCTCTACTGGTTGGCGCCCATCGCCGTGGTGGTGCCAGCCATCCTGGTGCTGGCCGTCTTCCCCTTCTCGCCGGGCATGGTGGTGGCCGACCTGAACGTGGGGGTGCTCTACATCGTGGCCGTCACCTCCACCGCCACCATCGCCGTGTTCATGGCCGGCTGGTCCTCCAGCAACAAGTACTCGTTGCTGGGGGCCATGCGCACGGTGGCCATGCTCATCAGCTACGAGGTGGTCCAGGTTCTGGCCTTGCTGTCGGCCACAGCGTTCACCGGCAGCATGCGCCTGCTGGACGTGGTAGCGTGGCAGGACCGCTACAACGCCTGGCTGCTCTTCCTGCAGCCTCTGGCCCTGCTTTCGTTCATCATCGCCAGCGCCGTAGAGGTGAACCGGACCCCCAGCGACATCGCAGAGGCCGAATCGGAGATCGTGGCCGGTTACCACACCGAGTACGGCGGCATCCGCTGGGGCATGTTCCAGCTGGCCGAGTATGTGGCCGGTTTCGCCGTGGCCGCCACCATCACCACCCTGTGGCTGGGCGGGTGGACCCTGTGGGGACTGGAAGAATGGGTGCCGGGCTGGCTCATCTTCCTCGGCAAGCTCTACGGCACCTTCTTCCTGTTCATCTGGCTGCGGGGGACCCTGCCGCGGGTGCGCATCGACCAGCTCATGGGCTTCGCCTGGAAGTTCCTGCTGCCCCTGATGCTGCTGAACGTCCTGCTGGTGGGCGCCGAGAAGGTGGTCTGGGCGGAGACAGGCGCCCCGGCAGGGGTGGTGCTGCCCGCCTTCGCCGTCCTCAACCTGGCGCTGACGGTGGCGCTGGTGCTGGGTTGGGGCGCCCTGGCCGGGGGCCTGCGGCCACAGATGCGGCCCAAGCGCCCCCTGCTGGTGCGCGAGGTGGGCGGCATATACTACCAGCCTATGCCCTGA
- a CDS encoding NADH-quinone oxidoreductase subunit J, which translates to MEDAGSVVAFWALAALTLGAAVVTAAVRDLVRAVVALVLSFLGVAGLFVLLSADFLGVAQVLIYAGAISVLIVFAIVLTPRAARDNAETAMLWPALAIAGALIGLVIAVALATDWGDGAREGFRETASAIGEALLNRYVLPFEVASVLLLAAMLGAIVLVRED; encoded by the coding sequence ATGGAAGACGCCGGCAGCGTGGTCGCTTTCTGGGCATTGGCCGCCCTGACCCTGGGCGCGGCCGTGGTGACGGCCGCGGTCCGCGACCTGGTGCGGGCGGTGGTAGCCCTAGTCCTCAGCTTCCTGGGCGTGGCGGGGCTGTTCGTGCTGCTTTCGGCCGACTTCCTGGGAGTGGCCCAGGTGCTCATCTATGCCGGCGCCATCTCGGTGCTCATCGTCTTCGCCATCGTGTTGACGCCCCGGGCGGCCCGCGACAACGCCGAGACGGCCATGCTCTGGCCCGCCCTGGCCATCGCCGGCGCCCTCATCGGCCTGGTGATAGCGGTGGCCCTGGCCACCGACTGGGGCGACGGGGCCCGCGAGGGCTTTCGCGAGACGGCCTCGGCCATCGGCGAGGCGCTGCTGAACCGCTATGTCCTGCCCTTCGAGGTGGCCTCGGTGCTGCTGCTGGCCGCCATGCTGGGGGCCATCGTGCTGGTGAGGGAGGACTGA
- the nuoL gene encoding NADH-quinone oxidoreductase subunit L, translating to MFDPIPEAAAWAIVLLPLGSFGIIALASLLSVSGLRFWRPAWSGYLTILAIAAALALSIWALDSAIQNDGHAVGFAPHEWVTVGPLTVDIGFRLDGLSALMLVVVTGVSLMVQVYSQGYMAGDPGYSRYFAFMSLFTGAMLGLVSASSILQLFVFWELVGLCSYLLIGFWFHRDSARRAATKAFLVTRLGDLGLISAILLIWWQTGELDIARIHEAVLAGAVSGSVVAFFAGGVFAGAAGKSAQFPLHVWLPDAMEGPTPVSALIHAATMVAAGVYLVARLFPAYALAEEAITTVAVIGAVTATMAALLGVVATDIKRVLAYSTISQLGYMMAGLGSFAFAPAMFHLFTHAFFKALLFLGAGSVNHATGTFDMRRMGGLARYMPVTFLTMTLGALALVGLFPLAGFWSKDELLAVAWDERPAVFWALLVGVFLTALYVGRMLFLTFAGEYRGGEAGGHGHAPSHPHESPLVMLLPMVLLAGLAVAAGFTNLGHGVEHLLAGALPAEGEELAAEPHFRFGIAAASMAVGLGGLAVAWAVYGVRAVRSEDIARALAPLHRLLERKYYLDDLYEGLVTGRLVLGGVAQGLHLWDRYVVDGIVNGIAQAAREAADRLRLAQAGQPQVYGAFLALGIVVATVVVLLANP from the coding sequence GTGTTCGACCCGATACCCGAGGCAGCGGCCTGGGCCATCGTCCTCCTCCCGCTGGGGTCCTTCGGCATTATCGCCCTGGCCTCGCTGCTCTCGGTCAGCGGGCTGAGGTTCTGGCGGCCGGCCTGGAGCGGTTACCTGACCATCCTGGCCATCGCCGCCGCCCTGGCCCTATCCATCTGGGCGCTGGACTCGGCCATCCAGAACGATGGCCACGCCGTGGGCTTCGCGCCTCACGAGTGGGTGACGGTAGGCCCCCTGACGGTGGACATCGGCTTCCGTCTCGACGGCCTCTCGGCCCTGATGCTGGTGGTGGTCACGGGCGTGTCGCTGATGGTCCAGGTCTACTCCCAGGGCTACATGGCCGGCGACCCGGGCTACTCGCGCTACTTCGCCTTCATGTCCCTGTTCACCGGCGCCATGCTTGGTCTGGTGTCGGCCTCCAGCATCCTGCAGCTGTTCGTGTTCTGGGAGTTGGTGGGCCTGTGCTCGTATCTGCTGATAGGCTTCTGGTTCCACCGCGACTCGGCGCGACGGGCGGCCACCAAGGCCTTTCTGGTGACGCGGCTGGGCGACCTGGGCCTCATATCGGCCATCCTGCTCATCTGGTGGCAGACGGGGGAGCTGGATATCGCCCGCATCCACGAGGCTGTGCTGGCGGGGGCGGTGTCAGGGAGCGTGGTGGCCTTCTTCGCCGGCGGCGTGTTCGCCGGGGCGGCGGGCAAATCGGCCCAGTTCCCTCTGCACGTCTGGTTGCCCGATGCCATGGAGGGCCCCACGCCCGTTTCGGCCTTGATCCATGCTGCCACCATGGTAGCGGCGGGCGTCTACCTGGTGGCCCGGCTCTTTCCGGCCTATGCCCTGGCGGAAGAGGCCATCACGACGGTGGCCGTCATCGGCGCCGTCACCGCTACCATGGCAGCCCTGCTGGGGGTGGTGGCCACGGACATCAAGAGGGTGCTGGCCTACTCCACCATCAGCCAGCTGGGCTACATGATGGCTGGCCTGGGGTCCTTCGCTTTCGCGCCGGCCATGTTCCACCTGTTCACCCATGCCTTCTTCAAGGCGCTGCTGTTCTTGGGAGCGGGTTCCGTGAACCACGCCACCGGCACCTTCGACATGCGTCGCATGGGCGGGCTGGCACGGTACATGCCCGTCACCTTCCTGACCATGACGCTGGGCGCCCTGGCGCTGGTGGGGCTCTTTCCGCTGGCCGGCTTCTGGAGCAAGGACGAGCTGCTGGCGGTGGCGTGGGACGAGCGGCCAGCCGTCTTCTGGGCCTTACTGGTGGGCGTCTTCCTGACAGCCCTCTATGTGGGACGGATGCTCTTCCTGACCTTCGCTGGCGAATACCGGGGTGGCGAGGCGGGCGGACACGGCCACGCCCCGTCCCATCCCCACGAGTCGCCCCTGGTGATGCTCCTGCCGATGGTGCTGCTGGCTGGGCTGGCAGTGGCAGCCGGCTTCACCAACCTGGGGCACGGGGTGGAGCACCTGCTGGCGGGGGCGTTGCCTGCCGAGGGCGAGGAGCTGGCCGCCGAGCCCCACTTCCGTTTCGGCATCGCGGCCGCCTCCATGGCAGTGGGACTGGGGGGCCTGGCCGTCGCCTGGGCCGTCTACGGCGTGAGGGCCGTGCGCTCGGAAGACATCGCCCGAGCCCTGGCGCCCCTGCACCGGCTGCTCGAACGCAAGTATTACCTGGACGATCTGTACGAGGGGCTCGTAACCGGGCGGCTGGTGCTGGGGGGCGTGGCCCAGGGCCTGCACCTGTGGGACCGGTACGTGGTGGACGGCATCGTCAACGGCATCGCTCAGGCAGCCCGCGAGGCCGCCGACCGCCTGCGGTTGGCCCAGGCAGGCCAGCCGCAGGTCTACGGGGCCTTCCTGGCCCTCGGCATCGTGGTGGCCACGGTGGTGGTGTTGCTGGCCAACCCGTGA
- a CDS encoding PHP domain-containing protein — MLIDLHTHTARLSYDSQLSPDELVEAAKAAGLDGICLTEHDFAWEPEEVERLSRRHRFLVLPGMEVNTAHGHVLAYGLDRYVFGMDRIEVLARLAREAGAVLVAAHPYRRQAPWEPGRDGAWEEALGRAMSNPCYSHVCAIEAINGRGREHENRFSQELAQRLGMPTVAGSDAHMAADVGTCATEFLVPVRDLGDLIGALRRGLFRPVALRASGLTRP; from the coding sequence ATGCTCATAGACCTGCACACTCATACCGCCCGCCTATCCTACGATAGCCAGCTCTCGCCCGACGAACTGGTGGAGGCGGCCAAGGCGGCGGGGCTGGACGGCATCTGCCTAACCGAGCACGACTTTGCCTGGGAGCCGGAGGAGGTCGAGCGCCTCTCGCGTCGCCACCGCTTCCTGGTCTTGCCGGGGATGGAGGTGAACACCGCCCACGGCCATGTCCTGGCCTACGGGCTGGACCGCTACGTCTTCGGCATGGACCGCATCGAGGTGCTGGCCCGGCTGGCGAGAGAGGCAGGGGCGGTGCTGGTGGCCGCTCACCCCTACCGTCGTCAGGCGCCCTGGGAACCCGGGCGGGACGGCGCCTGGGAGGAGGCATTGGGGCGGGCTATGTCCAATCCGTGCTATAGCCATGTCTGCGCCATCGAAGCCATCAACGGGCGCGGCCGGGAACACGAGAACCGCTTCTCCCAGGAGCTGGCCCAGCGGCTGGGAATGCCGACGGTGGCAGGCAGCGATGCCCACATGGCGGCCGACGTGGGCACCTGTGCCACCGAGTTCCTGGTGCCGGTGAGGGACCTGGGAGACCTCATCGGTGCCCTGCGCCGCGGCCTCTTCCGGCCGGTCGCGCTGCGGGCGAGCGGTTTGACGCGCCCGTGA
- a CDS encoding NADH-quinone oxidoreductase subunit D: MAMRTEPFVVNVGPQHPSTHGVFRLRLTLDGERIVDCQMVMGYLHRSMEKLAEERSFTQNIPFTDRTDYLAAMTGNLAYCLAVEKLASVPVPPRAQWIRTIMAELQRIASHCMAIGTFVNDCGAWHTPLLYMMREREKVLDLFELACGARLTTNYMRIGGVSRDLPPEFLPRLRDFVREMPQRISEYEDLLVENEILIARSRGIGVLPAEKAIAYSVSGPMLRGSGVAWDLRKADPYAAYDQVEFDIPVGTNGDCYDRFMVRLAEMRQSVRILEQALDMIPSGPYQTPVPLALQPPPGEAYGRIESPRGELGFYVVSDGGPAPFRFHIRSPSLINLTPLPELVKGMTVADAIVILGSVDIVVGEVDR; the protein is encoded by the coding sequence ATGGCGATGCGCACCGAGCCCTTCGTGGTCAACGTAGGGCCCCAGCACCCCAGCACCCACGGCGTCTTCCGCCTGCGCCTCACCCTGGACGGCGAGCGCATCGTCGACTGCCAGATGGTGATGGGATACCTCCACCGCAGCATGGAGAAGCTGGCGGAGGAGCGCTCTTTCACCCAGAACATCCCCTTCACCGACCGCACCGACTACCTGGCGGCCATGACGGGCAACCTGGCCTACTGTCTGGCAGTGGAGAAGCTGGCGTCGGTGCCGGTGCCTCCCCGCGCCCAGTGGATACGCACCATCATGGCCGAGCTGCAGCGCATCGCCTCCCACTGCATGGCCATCGGCACCTTCGTCAATGACTGCGGCGCCTGGCATACCCCCCTCCTCTACATGATGCGAGAGAGGGAGAAGGTCCTGGACCTGTTCGAGCTGGCCTGCGGCGCCCGTCTCACCACCAACTACATGCGCATCGGCGGCGTGTCCCGCGACCTGCCCCCCGAGTTCCTGCCCCGCCTGCGCGACTTCGTGCGGGAGATGCCCCAGCGCATAAGCGAATACGAAGACCTGCTGGTGGAGAACGAGATCCTCATCGCCCGCTCCCGCGGCATCGGCGTGCTGCCGGCCGAGAAGGCCATCGCCTACTCGGTCTCGGGTCCCATGTTGCGCGGCTCGGGGGTAGCGTGGGACCTGCGCAAGGCCGACCCCTACGCCGCCTACGACCAGGTGGAGTTCGATATACCAGTGGGCACCAACGGCGACTGCTACGACCGCTTCATGGTCCGCCTGGCCGAGATGCGCCAGTCGGTCCGTATCCTGGAGCAGGCCCTGGACATGATCCCCTCCGGCCCGTACCAGACTCCGGTGCCCCTGGCCCTCCAGCCGCCCCCCGGCGAGGCCTACGGGCGCATCGAGTCGCCCAGGGGTGAGCTGGGCTTCTACGTGGTCAGCGACGGCGGCCCGGCCCCCTTCCGCTTCCACATCCGCTCCCCATCCCTCATCAACCTGACGCCTCTACCGGAGCTGGTTAAGGGCATGACGGTGGCCGACGCCATCGTCATCCTGGGCAGCGTCGACATCGTCGTGGGCGAGGTGGACCGGTGA
- a CDS encoding NADH-quinone oxidoreductase subunit A, translated as MLSEWGHVGFLLVLAVIFPLGGVVTSWLFSRLRLRPDRPNPVKEDTYECGIPTEGPAWVQFNFRYYVFALLFVIFDVEAVFLFPWATSLERVAVAGFIEVLTFVLVLFIGLIYAWRKRALEWL; from the coding sequence ATGCTGTCTGAGTGGGGCCACGTCGGTTTCCTGTTGGTCTTGGCCGTCATCTTCCCCCTGGGCGGCGTGGTTACCTCGTGGCTCTTCTCGCGCTTGCGCCTTCGCCCCGACCGCCCCAACCCGGTGAAGGAGGACACCTACGAATGCGGCATCCCCACCGAGGGGCCGGCGTGGGTGCAGTTCAACTTCCGCTATTACGTCTTCGCCCTGCTGTTCGTGATCTTCGATGTGGAGGCGGTGTTCCTCTTCCCGTGGGCCACCTCCCTGGAGAGGGTGGCGGTGGCGGGCTTCATCGAGGTGCTGACCTTCGTGCTGGTGCTGTTCATCGGCCTCATCTACGCCTGGCGCAAGAGGGCGCTGGAGTGGCTGTAG
- a CDS encoding acetyl-CoA acetyltransferase: MHPLEKLDVREKRELLRKVAIVGVDESDEIGIVPHKSTLQLHAEAARNALADAGIDKSEVDAVLTCSAGGMASVQLAEYLGIVPTFTDSTMTGGSSFAIQLEHAALAIAAGICKVAVITHGQRGHSDRGRPGARAMMDPWAPAAQFEAPYYVGGPVGQYALACMRHMHEYGTTHEQLAEIAVATRKWAMLNPKAMMREPLTIEDVLSSRWVVYPFHLYDCCLVTDAGGAVVLTSAERARDCRKRPVWVLGAATSHTHLTLTAMPDLTQTPARYSGPRAMAMAGVTHSDIDVVEVYDSFTYTVLVTLEELGFCAKGEGGPFVSGQRTAPGGDFPLNTNGGGLSYTHPGMYGIFPIIEAVRQLRGECGPRQVPNARVALVNTTGGTLSATGTLVLAAD, from the coding sequence ATGCACCCCCTGGAGAAGCTCGACGTCCGCGAGAAGCGGGAGCTGCTGCGCAAGGTAGCCATCGTGGGGGTGGACGAGAGCGACGAGATAGGCATCGTCCCCCACAAGTCCACCCTGCAGCTGCATGCCGAGGCGGCCCGCAACGCCCTGGCCGACGCCGGCATCGACAAGTCGGAGGTGGACGCCGTCCTCACCTGCTCGGCTGGGGGAATGGCCAGCGTGCAGTTGGCGGAGTATCTGGGCATCGTGCCCACCTTCACCGACAGCACCATGACGGGAGGTTCCTCCTTCGCCATTCAGCTGGAGCACGCTGCCCTGGCCATCGCCGCCGGCATCTGCAAGGTCGCCGTCATCACTCACGGGCAGCGGGGTCACTCGGACCGGGGCCGCCCTGGGGCGCGGGCGATGATGGACCCCTGGGCGCCGGCGGCCCAGTTCGAGGCCCCCTACTACGTAGGTGGGCCGGTGGGCCAGTATGCCCTGGCCTGCATGCGCCACATGCACGAATACGGCACCACCCATGAGCAGTTGGCCGAGATCGCGGTGGCCACCCGCAAGTGGGCCATGCTCAACCCCAAGGCCATGATGCGGGAGCCTTTGACCATCGAGGACGTGCTGTCCTCGCGGTGGGTGGTCTATCCCTTCCACCTCTACGACTGCTGTCTGGTGACGGACGCCGGCGGGGCGGTGGTGCTGACCAGCGCCGAGCGGGCGCGGGACTGCCGCAAGCGGCCGGTGTGGGTCCTGGGCGCAGCCACCTCCCACACCCACCTGACCCTGACGGCCATGCCCGACCTCACCCAGACCCCGGCCCGCTACTCCGGCCCCAGGGCCATGGCCATGGCCGGGGTCACTCACAGCGACATCGACGTGGTGGAGGTCTACGACTCCTTCACGTACACGGTGCTGGTGACCCTGGAGGAGCTGGGCTTCTGCGCCAAGGGCGAGGGCGGGCCTTTCGTCTCGGGCCAGCGCACGGCCCCGGGAGGCGACTTTCCGCTGAACACCAATGGCGGCGGCCTCTCCTACACTCACCCCGGCATGTATGGCATCTTCCCCATCATCGAGGCGGTGCGGCAGCTGCGGGGCGAGTGTGGCCCGAGGCAGGTGCCCAATGCCAGGGTGGCCCTGGTCAACACCACCGGCGGCACCCTCTCGGCCACCGGCACGCTGGTCCTGGCCGCCGACTGA
- a CDS encoding MaoC family dehydratase N-terminal domain-containing protein, with protein MTQPSLITDEMRSYIGRESEPVTVEVDKTACRMFARAVGYTDPVFYDEEEAKRRGYRSIPAPPGFLGHPVYNPARPQRADYLPPFQTGLRRVLNGGTDIEYFDDICAGDVLTMTRKLVDLQEREGRLGKMLIMVNEMTYRRGDQVVAKVRGTLIQY; from the coding sequence ATGACGCAGCCATCCCTCATCACTGACGAGATGCGTTCTTACATAGGCCGTGAGTCCGAGCCTGTAACGGTGGAGGTGGACAAGACGGCCTGTCGCATGTTCGCGCGGGCGGTGGGCTACACCGACCCCGTCTTCTACGACGAGGAGGAGGCCAAGCGACGCGGCTACCGCAGCATACCGGCGCCTCCTGGCTTTCTGGGGCACCCCGTTTACAACCCCGCCCGGCCCCAGCGGGCCGACTACCTGCCTCCCTTCCAGACAGGGCTGCGGCGCGTCCTCAACGGTGGCACCGATATCGAGTACTTCGACGACATCTGCGCCGGCGACGTGCTGACCATGACCCGCAAGCTGGTGGACCTTCAGGAGCGGGAGGGGAGGCTGGGCAAGATGCTCATCATGGTCAACGAGATGACCTATCGCCGCGGCGACCAGGTGGTGGCCAAGGTGCGCGGCACCCTCATCCAGTACTAG
- a CDS encoding MaoC/PaaZ C-terminal domain-containing protein yields the protein MSQQQLYFEDVQEGQEVPTLTVHCDSQRLVMWAAASGDFYQIHYDKDFAIGNQLPERIVHGALKHALLGRMLHEWIAPGGRIKRLACQYRGMDLVDKNVICKGVVTRKYQEDGRNLVELEVWTESEDGQKTTPGTAIVILPSRGR from the coding sequence ATGAGCCAGCAGCAGCTCTATTTCGAGGACGTTCAAGAGGGGCAGGAGGTCCCCACCCTGACGGTCCACTGCGACTCGCAGCGGCTGGTGATGTGGGCCGCCGCCTCCGGCGACTTCTACCAGATCCACTACGATAAGGACTTTGCCATCGGCAACCAGCTGCCGGAGCGCATCGTGCACGGCGCCCTCAAGCACGCCCTGCTGGGACGCATGCTGCACGAGTGGATCGCCCCGGGCGGACGCATCAAGAGGCTGGCCTGCCAGTACCGGGGCATGGACCTGGTGGACAAGAACGTCATCTGCAAGGGCGTCGTGACCAGGAAGTACCAGGAGGACGGGCGCAACCTGGTGGAGCTGGAGGTCTGGACCGAGAGCGAGGACGGCCAGAAGACCACACCGGGTACCGCCATCGTCATCCTGCCTTCGCGAGGCCGCTAG